A genome region from Geobacter pickeringii includes the following:
- a CDS encoding carboxypeptidase-like regulatory domain-containing protein, translated as MDERWSPSLGKILLPAAIFIAALFLLCTGCTGPGSRHGSAGFLRPVTVVRACVAGRVTDAVTGRGVAGVALEVEPAGGVHPVTNQDGSYYAEFPDGTYRMRFARQGYRPAEFTVPLTLGETVARDVMLEPTAPVIVDAGRTVTDATPGSTVTLRATVTMRDGSTLKGIRWAMQVEEGGVAGRLSGTDGPVVRVTLPPLAAYKETLLYHLGQEGRLLDRWMVMGLVPSDLRRAGRLAFSVTAETTSGNYTDNVDIIADLRPLAAPGPGLRNVAIGAPLLLNGREQATYAWTLTPPDGSQATLRDAATRTPSFTPDMKGTYTVSEGGVPRLMIVAGRWMGVVGARDEELRPRWVGREGCLCHYNDALTPRFNAWRKSGHAEIFQQCLNTVFRYEERCFTCHTVGFGGTPSGAGISAVPAYEAFLKEPLIWDHGKSPPLVTPKLGNYDYLLDYYPDVARRANVQCENCHGPNNSAAHKTMKKSGAPERIAHHAEVCGVCHDESIEPSYRQWLASNHANYHLAAETVAPERGGRPAGECGRCHTAQGFLAWLDRGERAAPLGANTPFLTPEKVDPVTCIVCHDPHDAGNSFRSGTDKVPIRAPDATRMQPPALRDAPGGRGALCIICHSTDDAIGANTALPPGFGTPPHAPQGDVTRGINAFFVERGKPGSHARIEDGCIWCHVKPVPKAGQGYPRGGVSHSFKTAPRECSRCHRELDGEELLAALETDTEKLREEVEGAILAEIGRAGNVTMGNAGREGSDISLARNGIASLQLVGLRQEMGAEVADPSGGKYAVPLSRIRPGGMPLAATGTGQTALKAAWNYFLLKNDGSRGAHNPAFVREVLAATLTRLREREK; from the coding sequence ATGGACGAGCGATGGTCACCATCACTGGGAAAGATCCTGCTTCCGGCCGCCATTTTCATCGCAGCCCTCTTTCTCCTGTGCACCGGCTGCACCGGACCCGGGAGCCGGCATGGCTCCGCCGGCTTTCTCCGCCCCGTGACAGTGGTCCGGGCCTGCGTCGCCGGCAGGGTGACCGACGCCGTCACCGGCCGGGGAGTGGCGGGGGTCGCGCTGGAGGTGGAGCCCGCCGGCGGCGTGCATCCGGTCACCAATCAGGACGGCTCCTATTACGCCGAGTTCCCCGACGGCACCTACCGAATGCGGTTCGCCCGGCAGGGATACCGGCCGGCCGAATTCACCGTGCCGCTCACCCTCGGTGAGACCGTGGCGCGTGATGTGATGCTCGAACCGACTGCACCGGTCATCGTGGATGCAGGCAGAACAGTGACTGACGCGACACCCGGCTCCACGGTCACGCTCAGGGCGACGGTAACGATGAGGGACGGTTCGACCCTGAAGGGAATCCGCTGGGCCATGCAGGTTGAAGAGGGAGGGGTAGCCGGCCGGCTGTCCGGCACCGACGGCCCCGTCGTCCGGGTTACCCTCCCTCCCCTGGCGGCATACAAGGAAACGCTCCTCTACCACCTCGGGCAGGAGGGAAGGCTCCTGGACCGCTGGATGGTGATGGGGCTCGTGCCGTCGGACCTGCGGCGGGCCGGTCGGCTCGCCTTCTCGGTGACGGCGGAGACCACGTCGGGAAACTACACCGACAACGTCGACATCATCGCCGATCTCCGCCCCCTGGCCGCGCCGGGGCCGGGACTGCGGAACGTCGCCATCGGGGCGCCGCTCCTGCTCAACGGCCGGGAGCAGGCAACCTACGCCTGGACCTTGACCCCCCCCGACGGATCCCAGGCGACGCTGCGGGACGCGGCGACCCGCACCCCCTCCTTCACCCCCGACATGAAGGGGACCTACACCGTGAGCGAAGGAGGAGTCCCGCGACTCATGATTGTGGCGGGACGGTGGATGGGGGTGGTGGGCGCCCGCGATGAAGAGCTGCGCCCCCGCTGGGTAGGCCGCGAAGGGTGCCTCTGCCATTACAACGACGCGCTGACGCCGCGGTTTAACGCCTGGCGCAAATCGGGCCACGCCGAAATCTTCCAACAGTGCCTGAACACCGTCTTTCGCTACGAAGAGCGCTGCTTCACCTGCCATACCGTCGGCTTCGGTGGGACGCCGTCCGGCGCCGGCATCTCCGCCGTCCCCGCCTATGAAGCCTTTCTGAAGGAACCGCTCATCTGGGACCACGGCAAATCCCCTCCCCTTGTCACCCCCAAGCTCGGCAACTACGACTACCTGCTCGACTACTATCCCGACGTTGCGCGCCGCGCCAATGTCCAGTGCGAGAACTGCCACGGCCCCAACAACAGCGCCGCCCATAAGACCATGAAAAAGAGCGGCGCCCCCGAGCGGATCGCGCACCATGCCGAGGTGTGCGGGGTCTGCCACGACGAATCCATCGAGCCGAGCTACCGCCAGTGGCTCGCCAGCAACCACGCCAACTACCACCTGGCCGCCGAGACCGTGGCCCCGGAGCGGGGCGGCCGGCCGGCGGGAGAGTGCGGCCGCTGCCACACGGCCCAAGGGTTCCTCGCCTGGCTCGACCGGGGGGAGCGCGCCGCCCCCCTCGGCGCCAATACCCCCTTCCTCACCCCGGAAAAAGTCGATCCGGTGACCTGCATCGTCTGCCACGACCCCCACGATGCGGGCAACTCCTTTCGCTCCGGGACCGATAAGGTGCCGATCCGCGCCCCGGACGCCACCCGGATGCAGCCCCCGGCGCTGCGCGATGCACCGGGGGGAAGGGGGGCCCTCTGCATCATCTGCCACAGCACCGATGATGCCATCGGTGCAAACACGGCGCTCCCCCCCGGCTTCGGCACCCCTCCCCACGCCCCCCAGGGCGACGTGACCAGGGGCATCAACGCCTTTTTCGTGGAGAGGGGAAAACCGGGCAGCCATGCCCGGATCGAGGATGGTTGCATCTGGTGCCATGTGAAGCCGGTGCCGAAAGCCGGGCAGGGATACCCGCGGGGCGGGGTAAGCCATTCCTTCAAAACGGCGCCGCGGGAATGCTCCCGCTGCCATCGCGAACTCGACGGCGAGGAGTTGCTGGCCGCCCTGGAGACCGATACGGAAAAGCTCAGGGAAGAGGTGGAGGGCGCCATCCTGGCGGAGATCGGAAGAGCGGGAAACGTGACGATGGGGAATGCCGGGAGGGAGGGGAGTGACATCTCGCTGGCGCGGAACGGCATCGCGTCGCTCCAGCTCGTGGGGCTTCGACAGGAAATGGGGGCCGAGGTCGCCGATCCGT